The Actinotalea sp. JY-7876 sequence TCGAGAAGCGCGCGAGCATCGGCGTCTGCACGCCCGGCTGGAAGAGCGCGGCGCGCGTGTAGCGGCTCACGTCCTGCGTCGTGGTGAACGTGCCGAAGGCGCCGCCGCCCTTGGCGTGCACGACCCGCTCGGGCACCCGCTCGCGGTTGAACTGGGCGAGCTTCTCCACCAGGTAGTGGTCGTGCAGGACGACGGGTCCGTCGGCGCCGACGGTCAGGGCGTGGGCGTCGGAGGCGACGGGCGCCCCGGAGTTGGTGGTGGTGAACGGCGTCACTGTGGTCCTTCCGGTCGTGCGGTGCCGCGGGATCGCGGCACGGCGGTGCTGACGCCGGCATCCGCCGGCGTCGTCTGCTGCTCGGTGGGCGCGCTCAGGCGCCCTGGCAGTCGGGGCACAGGCCCCAGTACGTGACCTCCGCCGTCTCGACGGTGAAGCCACCGGTCGAGCTGGGCGTGAGGCAGGGGGAGGGGCCGACGGCGCAGTCGACGTCGTCGATCGCCCCGCAGCCCTGGCACACCACGTGGTGGTGGTTGTCGCCCACCCGGCGCTCGTAGCGGGCGGGGTGGCCCGCCGGCTCGATGCAGCGGAGCAGGCGTGCGTCGGTCAGGGCGTGCAGGACGTCGTAGACGGCCTGGACGCTGACGGTCGGAAGGGTGCGGCGCACCTCCGTCAGGACGGCGTCGGCGGTCGCGTGCGGTGCTCGACCCACGGCGTCGAGCACCGCGATGCGCGGTCCCGTCACCCGGAGCCCCGCGTCGCGCAGGGTGTCGCTGTCCATGCCGCGATCATGGCACAGTTTTCTTGAACCATTCAAGAATTCGGGGTGTGACGCCCGTCGCCTCGGGGTCGCGGGGTCGGAGGTGCTAGAGTGGTGCGCGACCGACCGGTACGTTCTGCCCGCTCGCGGGTGGCGTGTGCCGGTGCACAAGTGGAGCAGATCCCACCCGAGCCCCGACGGACCGCCTCGTGCGATCGACAGGGTGCCGGGTTCCGGTCCGAGGGTCACGGCGCGACGCCGCGACCTGGTGTCGGGTGCACCCCTCGTAGGGTGTGGCGGCACCGTCGGACGCAGGCCTCCGCGTGTGCTCAGCACCGGAGGCCTTCTTCGTTGCTCGAGGTCTCACGACGAGCACGAGGAGCAGCACATCAGCGAGCCCCGCATCAACGATCGGATCCGCGTCGCCGAGGTCCGACTGGTCGGCCCGAACGGCGAGCAGGTCGGCATCGTCCGCGTGGAGGACGCCCTTCGTCTTGCCCAGGAGGCGGACCTCGACCTGGTCGAGGTCGCTCCCGACGCCAGGCCCCCGGTCTGCAAGCTCATGGACTTCGGCAAGTTCAAGTACGAGGCCGACATGAAGGCGCGTGAGGCGCGCCGGAACCAGGCCAACACGGTTCTCAAGGAGATCCGCTTCCGCCTCAAGATCGACCCGCACGACTACGGCACCAAGAAGGGCCACGTCGAGCGGTTCCTCAAGGCGGGCGACAAGGTCAAGGTCATGATCATGTTCCGCGGTCGCGAGCAGTCGCGCCCGGAGATGGGCGTGCGCCTCCTGCAGCGCCTGGCCGACGACGTCGCGGAGCTCGGCTTCATCGAGAGCATGCCGAAGCAGGACGGCCGAAACATGATCATGGTGCTCGGCCCGACCAAGAAGAAGGCCGACGCCAAGGCGGAGCAGCAGCGGCTCAAGGCGCAGCAGGCTCCGGAGGAGGCTCGTCCCGAGCGTCCGGCGCGGGAGCCGTCCGCCGCGCCCGCCCAGGCGCAGGCCCCTGCCGAGGCACCGGCCCCGGCGCAGGAGCAGGCTCCCGTCCAGGCGCCGGCTCCCGCCCGAACGGCGGCGCCGGTGCAGGCTGCGCCCGCGGAGTCGGCTCCGGCCGAGGCGGCACCGGCTCGCCCCGCAGCCGCGCCGCGTCCGGCGGCACGCCCGGCCGCCCAGGCGGCACCGGCTGCCCCGGCCAGGCCTGCGGCCGCTCCTCGGACGGCAGCTCCTCGCACGGCGCCGGCCCGCACGGCGGCTCGGGCGCAGCCCGCGGCGACCGGGGAGGCTCCGGCAGCGCCGGCAGCGGCCCCGAAGCCCGCGGCGACACCCCGCCCGGCCGCGCCGCGGCCGGCACCGGCCGCCAAGCCGGCGCGTCCGGCCCCCAAGCCGGCCGCCCGGGCGAAGTCCACCGACGACGCGTCGTCCTGACCAGGTGCGGGCCCCGGCCCGCACGTGAACCTCGTCCCGACCGGGACGACCTGATGGAAGAGAGCACACCAGTGCCGAAGAACAAGACGCACAGTGGTGCGAAGAAGCGGTTCCGGATCACGGGGACCGGCAAGATCATGCGGGAGCAGGCGGGCGCCCGCCACCTGTTCGAGCACAAGTCGAGCCGCCGCACGCGGCGCCTCGCCTCCGACCAGGTCGTCTCCCCGGCCGACGCCCCCAAGATCAAGAAGCTGCTCGGCAAGTGAGCCCGCGGCGCGCCTCCCGCGCGCCCCGACTCACCTGTGAGCCCCGAAACGCAAGGAGCATCACGTGGCACGCGTGAAGCGGGCGGTCAACGCCCAGAAGAAGCGCCGTTCTACCCTCGAGCGCGCCAGCGGTTACCGCGGCCAGCGCTCGCGCCTCTACCGGAAGGCGAAGGAGCAGGTCACCCACTCCCTCGTCTACGCCTACCGTGACCGCAAGGCGCGCAAGGGCGACTTCCGCAAGCTGTGGATCCAGCGCATCAACGCTGCCTCCCGCGAGCAGGGGCTGACCTACAACCGCCTCATCCAGGGCCTCAAGCTCGCCGGTGTCGAGGTCGACCGTCGCGTCCTGGCCGACATGGCCGTCAACGACGCGCCCGCCTTCAACGCGCTCGTCAAGGTCGCGAAGGACGCACTGCCCGCCGACGTCAACGCGCCGTCGGCCGCCTGAGCACCAGCACGACCTCGAGGGCCCCTGGACGACTCGTCGTCCGGGGGCCCTCGCGCGTCCGGGCGTCTGGGAGGATCGGCGCGTGCCGACCGTGATGACGAACCCCCGCGCCGAGCGGGTCAGGACCGTCCGGTCGCTGGCCGGACGCTCGGCCCGCGCGCGCCACGGGCGCTTCCTCGTGGAGGGCCCCCAGGCGGTGCGCGAGGCCGTGCGGTTCGCTGCCGCGGACGTCGTCGACCTCTACCTCAGCGAGGCCGCGGCGCAGCGCTACGGCGAGATCGTCGGGGACGCCGCCACGGCACGCCTCGAGGTCCGGACGGGCACCGCCGAGGTGCTCGACGCGATGAGCCCGGACGCGCAGGGCGTCCTGGCGGTGCTGCGCCCGCGCACCGCGGCCCTGCCCGACGTGGCCGCTGCCGCCCCCCGGCTGGTGGCGGTCCTGTCCCAGGTGCGGGACCCGGGCAACGCCGGCGCCGTGATCCGCGCGGCCGACGCCGCCGGCGCGGACGCCGTGGTCCTCACCGAGGGGAGCGTGGACGTCCACAACCCCAAGGTCGTGCGCTCGACCGCCGGCTCCCTGTTCCACCTGCCCGTGGTGACGGGCGTGTCCCTAGCCTCGACGGTCGAGGCGCTGCGCGACGCCGGTTGCCTCGTCGCGGCCGCGGACGGTGCCGGCGCGCACGACCTGGACGCGCTGCTGGACGTCGCGGGCGCCGCGCCGACGGGGGCGCCGGACCTGGCGACGCCCACGGTCTGGGTCTTCGGCAACGAGGCCTGGGGCCTGGACCCCGCCGACCGCGACCTCGCCGACGCCGTCGTGCGCGTGCCGATCCACGGGCGTGCGGAGTCGCTCAACCTCGCGACGGCGGCCACGGTGTGCCTCTACGCGTCCGCCCGGGCGCAGCGCCGACGGCCCGGCGCAGTGCCGGCCTGATGCGGCTGTTCGCGGCGGTGCGCCCGCCCCGCGACGTCCTCGACCACGTCGAGCGGGCTCTGGTCCTCGCGCGCGCCGGCACCCCGACCGACGACGGGCAGGGGCCGGTGCGGTGGACGCCGCCGCAGGACCGGCATCTCACCCTCGCGTTCTACGGCGAGGCGCCGGACGGCGCCGTGCCGGAGCTGGCGCAGGGCCTCGCGGGGCTCGCCGCGGCGACGGCGCCGTTCGGGCTGAGCCTGCAGGGGTCAGGGCTGTTCGACCGCCGCACGCTGTGGATCGGGTGCGGTGGCGACGTCGCCTCCATGACCGCCCTGATGGACGGCGCCGTGAGCCTCGGCGCCGAGGTCCTCGGCCGGCAGGACCCGCGCCCGCGGTCGCGGGCCCACCTCACGGTCGGTCGGGTGCGCGACCAGGCCCGGCGCCGCCCGACCCGGGGCCGCGAGCAGCCGGGCGTGGCGGCGGTGGCGGCGCTGTCGCACGCCCTCGCGGTCTACCGCGGGCCCGGGTGGCGGGTCGAGGAGATCGAGCTCGTGCGCTCCGAGCTGGGCGCGGGTCCCGGTGGCGCCGCCCGGCACGAGGTCCTCGAGGTGCTGCGCCTGGGCCCGCCCGGGCCCTGAGCGCTGTGGCAGGATGACGGGCATGTCGCAGAGGCGCACGGGGGCCGGTGGTCGCCGATTTAGCCGGCCCGCAGGTGGGCCGCGGCGCTGAGCCGCGCTCCGGATCGCGCGCGGTGCGCGCGTCCGGCGAGACCGCCCGCGGGCCACACCCTCGACCTGGCCGTACCGCCCTGCACGCCGTTGCACATCGCGCCGGCACGCCCCGCCCCGGAAGGCTCCCGCTCCATGCCCGACACCCCTGTGCCCGAGAACGCTGTGCCCGAGAACGCTGCGCCCGCCGGCACCGAGATCGGCAGCGCCGCGCCCCTGTCCCCGCTCGACGTCGACGGCGTCGCGGCGGCCGTCGACGCGGCGCTCGCGGCGATCGGCTCGGCGCCCGACCTCGACGCGCTGAAGGCGGTCCGGCTCGCCCACGCGGGCGACCGCAGCCCGCTGGCCCTCGCGAACCGCGCCATCGGGGGCCTGCCGGGCGCGGACAAGGCCGCCGCCGGCAAGCTCGTCGGCGGCGCCCGCGGACGCGTGCAGGCGGCGCTCGCCGCGCGGCAGACCGTCCTGGAGGCCGAGCGGGACGCCCGCGTCCTGGTGGAGGAGACGGTCGACGTCACGCTCCCCGCGGACCGCGCCCCCCACGGCGCCAGGCACCCGCTGGAGGTGCTCCAGGAGCGCGTCGCCGACGTCTTCGTGGCGATGGGCTGGGAGATCGCCGAGGGCCCGGAGCTCGAGGCCGAGTGGTTCAACTTCGACGCGCTGAACTTCGGTGTCGACCATCCCGCCCGCCAGATGCAGGACACCTTCTTCGTGGCGCACCCCACGGCGGGCGCCGACTCCGGCCTGGTGCTGCGCACGCACACCTCGCCGGTCCAGGCACGGACCCTGCTCGAGCGTGAGCTGCCGGTCTACATCGCGTGCCCCGGCAAGGTGTTCCGCACGGACGAGCTCGACGCGACCCACACGCCGGTCTTCCACCAGGTCGAGGGCCTCGCGGTCGACAAGGGCCTGACCATGGCGCACCTCAAGGGCACGCTGGACCACTTCGCGCGTGCGATGTTCGGCCCCGAGGCGCGGACGCGCTTCCGGCCCTCGTTCTTCCCCTTCACGGAGCCGAGCGCCGAGCTCGACCTCTGGTTCCCCCAGAAGAAGGGCGGGGCCGGCTGGATCGAGTGGGGCGGCTGCGGCATGGTCAACCCGAACGTCCTGCGGGCGTGCGGGGTCGACCCCGACGAGTACACGGGCTTCGCCTTCGGCATGGGCATCGAGCGGACCCTCATGCTGCGCCACGGCGTCGCGGACATGCACGACATGGTCGAGGGCGACGTCCGCTTCTCGCTCCAGCTGGAAGGGGCCCTCTGATGCCGCGCATCCCGCTGTCCTGGCTCGCCGAGCACGTCGACCTGCCCCCCGGCACGACGGCCGACCAGCTCGCCGCCGATCTGGTCCGTGTCGGGCTCGAGGAGGAGGCCATCCACGGCGCCGCCGTGACCGGTCCGCTCGTCGTCGGCGAGGTCGTGGCCCGCACTCCCGAGCCGCAGAAGAACGGCAAGACGATCAACTGGTGCCGCGTCGACGTTGGCCCCGAGCTCGGCGAGGTCGGTGAGGACGGCACGGTCGGCCCGCGCGGCATCGTCTGCGGCGCGCACAACTTCGACGTCGGCGACCGCGTCGTCGTCGCGCTGCCCGGGGCCGTCCTGCCCGGGCCATTCCCGATCGCGTCGCGCAAGACCTACGGCCACGTCTCGGACGGCATGATCTGCTCCGCCAAGGAGCTCGGCCTCGGCGAGGACCACGACGGCATCATCGTGCTCGATCGCCTCGGCTACGACGCCGCGTCGACGACGCCCGGCACCGACGCCCGCGAGCTCCTCGGGCTCGCCGACGAGGTGCTCGAGATCAACGTGACGCCGGACCGCGGCTACTGCTTCTCGATGCGCGGCGTCGCCCGGGAGTACGGCCACGCGACGGGTGCGGCCTTCACCGACCCCGCCCTCCCGGTGCCCGACGACGTCGTCGCCGGGGACGGCTTCCCCGTCGAGATCACGGACGACGCCCCGATCAACGGTGCCGCGGGCGCCGACCGCTTCGTGGCGCTCGTCGTGCGCGGCGTGGCGGCATCCGCGCCGTCGCCCGCCTGGATGCAGCGTCGCCTCACCCAGGCCGGCATGCGGCCGATCTCGCTCGCCGTGGACGTCACGAACTACGTGATGCTCGATCTCGGCCAGCCCCTGCACGCCTACGACCTCGCGAAGGTCGCGGCTCCGGTGGTCGTGCGCCGGGCCGAGCCGGGGGAGCGGCTGACCACGCTCGACGGGGTCGACCGCGCGCTCGACGCCGAGGACCTCCTCATCACGGACTCGCCCGACGGCGCTCGGGCGTCGCGGGTGCTCGGCCTGGCCGGCGTCATGGGCGGCGCCGAGAGCGAGGTGGGCCCGGCGACCACGGACCTGCTCCTCGAGGCGGCGCACTTCGACCCCGTCTCGGTCGCCCGCACCGCCCGCCGGCACAGGCTGCCGAGCGAGGCGTCGCGGCGCTTCGAGCGCGGGGTCGACCCGCAGCTCCCCCTGGTCGCCGTCCGGCGCGCCGCGGCCCTGCTCGTCGAGCACGGTGGCGGGCGGGTCGACGGGCTCAGCGACCTCGACCGCACCACGGCCCCGCGCGCCGTCGAGGTCGACCTGGACCTGCCGGCCCGGGTCGTCGGCGTGCCGTACACGCACGAGGAGGTCCGCTCGACGCTCGAGGCGATCGGCTGCACCGTCGAGCCGGTCGGCGAGGGCGGCGCGCGCGTCACCCCGCCGACGTGGCGCCCCGACCTGACCACGGGCGTGGACCTCGTCGAGGAGGTGGCGCGCATCCGCGGGTACGACGCCATCCCGTCCGTCCTCCCGCACGCGCCGTCGGGCCGCGGGCTGACGCAGGAGCAGCAGCTCCGGCGCGCCGTGGCGCGCGCGCTGGCCGCCGCGGGCTTCGTGGAGACGCTCAGCTACCCCTTCGTCGGTGCCCACCAGCACGACGAGCTGGCCCTGCCGGCGGACGACGAGCGCCGCCGCGGGCTGCGCCTGGTCAACCCCCTGTCGGACGAGCAGCCGGAGCTGCGGACGAGCCTGCTCGTCACGCTCCTGGACACGGCCCGACGGAACGTCTCGCGGGGCACCACGGACCTGGCCCTCAGCGAGATCGGCCTGGTCACGCTGCCCGCGCCGGACGCACCACCGGCCCCCCGCCTCCCGGGCGCCGCACGACCGAGCGACGCGGACCTCGCGCGTCTGGCCGCGGCGGTCCCGGCCCAGCCCCGGCGCGTCGCGGGCGTCCTGGCCGGCCTGCGCGAGCCCGCGGGCTGGTGGGGCCCCGGGCGCCGCGCCGACCACACGGACGCGATCGCCGCGGCGCTCCTGGTGGCGCGGACCGTGGGCGTCGAGGTCGTGGTCGAGGCCGACGAGCGTGCCCCCTGGCACCCGGGACGGTGCGCGCGGCTGCGGCTCGCTGACGGGACCCTCGTCGGTCACGCCGGTGAGCTGCACCCCAACGTGGTGACGGCGCTGCGCCTGCCCGAGCGCGCGAGCGCGTTCGAGGTGGACCTCGACCGGCTCCTCGCGGCCCGCGACCCCGAGCCGCGCCAGGCGACGCCCGTCTCGACCTTCCCGCTCGCGAAGGAGGACCTCGCGCTGGTGGTCGACGCCGCCGTCCCGGCGGGGGAGGTGCTCGCGGCGGTCGCCGCGGGCGCGCGCTCGTCGGCGGCCGGTGACGTGGTCGAGGACGTGCGGCT is a genomic window containing:
- a CDS encoding Fur family transcriptional regulator: MDSDTLRDAGLRVTGPRIAVLDAVGRAPHATADAVLTEVRRTLPTVSVQAVYDVLHALTDARLLRCIEPAGHPARYERRVGDNHHHVVCQGCGAIDDVDCAVGPSPCLTPSSTGGFTVETAEVTYWGLCPDCQGA
- the infC gene encoding translation initiation factor IF-3, which gives rise to MLSTGGLLRCSRSHDEHEEQHISEPRINDRIRVAEVRLVGPNGEQVGIVRVEDALRLAQEADLDLVEVAPDARPPVCKLMDFGKFKYEADMKAREARRNQANTVLKEIRFRLKIDPHDYGTKKGHVERFLKAGDKVKVMIMFRGREQSRPEMGVRLLQRLADDVAELGFIESMPKQDGRNMIMVLGPTKKKADAKAEQQRLKAQQAPEEARPERPAREPSAAPAQAQAPAEAPAPAQEQAPVQAPAPARTAAPVQAAPAESAPAEAAPARPAAAPRPAARPAAQAAPAAPARPAAAPRTAAPRTAPARTAARAQPAATGEAPAAPAAAPKPAATPRPAAPRPAPAAKPARPAPKPAARAKSTDDASS
- the rpmI gene encoding 50S ribosomal protein L35, whose amino-acid sequence is MPKNKTHSGAKKRFRITGTGKIMREQAGARHLFEHKSSRRTRRLASDQVVSPADAPKIKKLLGK
- the rplT gene encoding 50S ribosomal protein L20, coding for MARVKRAVNAQKKRRSTLERASGYRGQRSRLYRKAKEQVTHSLVYAYRDRKARKGDFRKLWIQRINAASREQGLTYNRLIQGLKLAGVEVDRRVLADMAVNDAPAFNALVKVAKDALPADVNAPSAA
- a CDS encoding RNA methyltransferase; the encoded protein is MTNPRAERVRTVRSLAGRSARARHGRFLVEGPQAVREAVRFAAADVVDLYLSEAAAQRYGEIVGDAATARLEVRTGTAEVLDAMSPDAQGVLAVLRPRTAALPDVAAAAPRLVAVLSQVRDPGNAGAVIRAADAAGADAVVLTEGSVDVHNPKVVRSTAGSLFHLPVVTGVSLASTVEALRDAGCLVAAADGAGAHDLDALLDVAGAAPTGAPDLATPTVWVFGNEAWGLDPADRDLADAVVRVPIHGRAESLNLATAATVCLYASARAQRRRPGAVPA
- the thpR gene encoding RNA 2',3'-cyclic phosphodiesterase yields the protein MRLFAAVRPPRDVLDHVERALVLARAGTPTDDGQGPVRWTPPQDRHLTLAFYGEAPDGAVPELAQGLAGLAAATAPFGLSLQGSGLFDRRTLWIGCGGDVASMTALMDGAVSLGAEVLGRQDPRPRSRAHLTVGRVRDQARRRPTRGREQPGVAAVAALSHALAVYRGPGWRVEEIELVRSELGAGPGGAARHEVLEVLRLGPPGP
- the pheS gene encoding phenylalanine--tRNA ligase subunit alpha; protein product: MPDTPVPENAVPENAAPAGTEIGSAAPLSPLDVDGVAAAVDAALAAIGSAPDLDALKAVRLAHAGDRSPLALANRAIGGLPGADKAAAGKLVGGARGRVQAALAARQTVLEAERDARVLVEETVDVTLPADRAPHGARHPLEVLQERVADVFVAMGWEIAEGPELEAEWFNFDALNFGVDHPARQMQDTFFVAHPTAGADSGLVLRTHTSPVQARTLLERELPVYIACPGKVFRTDELDATHTPVFHQVEGLAVDKGLTMAHLKGTLDHFARAMFGPEARTRFRPSFFPFTEPSAELDLWFPQKKGGAGWIEWGGCGMVNPNVLRACGVDPDEYTGFAFGMGIERTLMLRHGVADMHDMVEGDVRFSLQLEGAL
- the pheT gene encoding phenylalanine--tRNA ligase subunit beta, whose translation is MPRIPLSWLAEHVDLPPGTTADQLAADLVRVGLEEEAIHGAAVTGPLVVGEVVARTPEPQKNGKTINWCRVDVGPELGEVGEDGTVGPRGIVCGAHNFDVGDRVVVALPGAVLPGPFPIASRKTYGHVSDGMICSAKELGLGEDHDGIIVLDRLGYDAASTTPGTDARELLGLADEVLEINVTPDRGYCFSMRGVAREYGHATGAAFTDPALPVPDDVVAGDGFPVEITDDAPINGAAGADRFVALVVRGVAASAPSPAWMQRRLTQAGMRPISLAVDVTNYVMLDLGQPLHAYDLAKVAAPVVVRRAEPGERLTTLDGVDRALDAEDLLITDSPDGARASRVLGLAGVMGGAESEVGPATTDLLLEAAHFDPVSVARTARRHRLPSEASRRFERGVDPQLPLVAVRRAAALLVEHGGGRVDGLSDLDRTTAPRAVEVDLDLPARVVGVPYTHEEVRSTLEAIGCTVEPVGEGGARVTPPTWRPDLTTGVDLVEEVARIRGYDAIPSVLPHAPSGRGLTQEQQLRRAVARALAAAGFVETLSYPFVGAHQHDELALPADDERRRGLRLVNPLSDEQPELRTSLLVTLLDTARRNVSRGTTDLALSEIGLVTLPAPDAPPAPRLPGAARPSDADLARLAAAVPAQPRRVAGVLAGLREPAGWWGPGRRADHTDAIAAALLVARTVGVEVVVEADERAPWHPGRCARLRLADGTLVGHAGELHPNVVTALRLPERASAFEVDLDRLLAARDPEPRQATPVSTFPLAKEDLALVVDAAVPAGEVLAAVAAGARSSAAGDVVEDVRLFDVYTSPELGADRRSLAFALRLRAPDRTLTAQEAAAVREAALAEAHRRHGAVLRGTEA